The Halosimplex litoreum genome has a window encoding:
- the malA gene encoding alpha-amylase MalA, with amino-acid sequence MHHPGPPRFVAVGDEVELAPRDPDPAATYAWTVAAAPAGSTATLGDEPVEYFNPDEPGRYVVALDAPDGRHELTVRAFPGGLAPASEAPSYPRSGATETTADEAAAGASGDAGDGSGRTDETDGTPADPDGGGRPRLSLSATVAGDDVVVEADPRPHPDGAETAADLDVAVLFDDRDDLDREDARIADGTVTIPLDAVSDRARVHAVAVGRHGYSVPDAVNIRLDGGDVTIQRPYDPPAWAEDSVIYEIYVRTFPGQGSDAATAGGVFDAIRERLDYIEGLGVDTLWLTPVLSTDDAPHGYNVTDFFSLAADLGTREEYERLIDAAHDRGMRVLFDLVCNHSARAHPYYQAAVSDPDSEYREWYEWRGPGEPETYFDWELIANFDFSHLPVRRHLLDAVDEWAPLVDGFRCDMAWAVPNAFWREVHDRLKARDSEFLLLDETIPYIPDFQAGLFDVHFDSTTYAALRRVGNGEPAEAVLDAVEDRARSGFPDHAGFMLYAENHDETRYLVECGRPEAEAALGALFTLPGAPMVYAGQEFGQRGKRDDLAWAHADESLREHVRRLTALRGERPALATAADLERVEYDVREGWDDRVVAFRREGGESDDAVVVVLNFGAEPATVAVDAASSATDLLTGESVATVEGLRVDSVAVLPAAPSGTRR; translated from the coding sequence ATGCACCACCCGGGACCGCCGCGATTCGTGGCCGTCGGCGACGAGGTCGAACTCGCGCCGCGCGATCCGGATCCGGCGGCGACCTACGCCTGGACGGTCGCGGCCGCGCCCGCCGGTTCGACGGCGACGCTGGGCGACGAACCGGTCGAGTATTTCAACCCCGACGAGCCAGGTCGCTACGTCGTCGCGCTCGACGCGCCCGACGGCCGTCACGAACTGACCGTCCGCGCGTTCCCCGGCGGGCTCGCGCCCGCGTCGGAGGCCCCGTCGTATCCCCGGTCGGGCGCGACCGAGACCACCGCCGACGAGGCCGCCGCCGGCGCGAGCGGCGACGCCGGTGACGGCTCCGGACGGACGGACGAGACCGACGGAACGCCAGCCGACCCCGACGGAGGCGGCCGACCGCGACTCTCGCTCTCGGCGACGGTCGCGGGCGACGACGTCGTCGTCGAGGCCGACCCGCGGCCCCACCCCGACGGCGCCGAGACGGCCGCCGACCTGGACGTGGCCGTCCTGTTCGACGACCGGGACGACCTCGACCGCGAGGACGCCCGGATCGCGGACGGCACGGTGACGATCCCGCTCGACGCCGTCTCCGACCGCGCCAGGGTCCACGCCGTCGCGGTGGGCCGCCACGGGTACAGCGTCCCCGACGCGGTCAATATCCGGCTCGACGGAGGGGACGTCACCATCCAGCGCCCCTACGACCCGCCGGCGTGGGCCGAGGATTCGGTCATCTACGAGATCTACGTGCGGACGTTCCCCGGACAGGGCAGCGACGCCGCGACGGCGGGCGGGGTCTTCGACGCCATCCGCGAGCGGCTGGACTACATCGAGGGGCTCGGCGTCGACACGCTGTGGCTGACGCCGGTGCTTTCGACCGACGACGCGCCCCACGGCTACAACGTGACCGACTTCTTCTCGCTCGCCGCGGACCTGGGGACCCGCGAGGAGTACGAACGACTGATCGACGCCGCTCACGACCGCGGCATGCGCGTGCTGTTCGACCTGGTCTGCAACCACTCCGCGCGGGCTCACCCCTACTACCAGGCGGCGGTTTCGGACCCGGACAGCGAGTATCGCGAGTGGTACGAGTGGCGCGGCCCGGGCGAGCCGGAGACGTACTTCGACTGGGAGCTGATCGCCAACTTCGACTTCTCGCATCTCCCGGTGCGCCGGCACCTGCTCGACGCGGTCGACGAGTGGGCGCCGCTGGTCGACGGCTTCCGCTGCGACATGGCGTGGGCGGTCCCCAACGCCTTCTGGCGGGAGGTTCACGACCGGCTGAAGGCCCGCGACAGCGAGTTCCTGCTGCTCGACGAGACCATCCCCTACATCCCCGACTTCCAGGCGGGGCTGTTCGACGTCCACTTCGACTCGACGACCTACGCCGCGCTCCGGCGGGTGGGCAACGGCGAGCCGGCCGAGGCCGTCCTCGACGCCGTCGAGGACCGCGCCCGATCGGGCTTTCCCGACCACGCCGGGTTCATGCTCTACGCCGAGAACCACGACGAGACGCGCTATCTCGTCGAGTGCGGACGACCCGAAGCCGAGGCGGCGCTGGGCGCGCTCTTCACGCTGCCCGGCGCGCCGATGGTCTACGCGGGCCAGGAGTTCGGCCAGCGGGGCAAACGCGACGACCTCGCCTGGGCCCACGCCGACGAGTCGCTGCGCGAGCACGTCCGCCGGCTGACCGCGCTCCGGGGCGAGCGGCCCGCGCTGGCGACCGCGGCCGACCTCGAACGGGTCGAGTACGACGTTCGCGAGGGGTGGGACGACCGCGTGGTCGCGTTCCGCCGCGAGGGCGGCGAATCGGACGACGCCGTCGTCGTCGTCCTGAACTTCGGCGCGGAGCCGGCGACGGTGGCAGTCGACGCCGCTTCGAGCGCGACGGATCTGCTGACCGGCGAGTCCGTCGCGACGGTCGAGGGGCTCCGGGTCGACAGCGTCGCCGTCCTGCCGGCGGCCCCGTCGGGAACGAGACGCTGA